One Ornithinicoccus hortensis genomic window, ATCAGGCTGACGATGTTGGTGCGCCGCTGGTTGGGCGCGGAGTAGCCGATCCGGATGGTCGTGCCCTCGGCGAGTCCGGACTCCTCGAACTTGGCCTTGGCCGCCTCGAGGTCGACCTCGTCGTAGCGCCCGTCGTAGGCCGCGTCGACCACCGTGTCGTAGGTGTCCTGGAACGGGAACACCTCGCGGGCGTTCATCACCTGGGCCTCGGGGTTGATCGGCGCGATCAGGTTGTCCACGATCTGCTGTCGCGGCACGCACAGCGCGAACGCCTCCCGCGCGGCCAGCCCGCCGTCGGACTCGGCGAACGGACCGGCGGCGAAGTTGAAGTCCAGGTGCTCCCAGGTGAGCTCGTCGCTGGTGACCAGGGTGAACTGGTCGCCGAGGCCCTCGATCTGGCTGATCGTGTCGACCGTGGCCTGCGGCTCGATGACGTTGAGGTCGCCGTTGGCGAGCGCCTGCACGTGCGTCTCCGCCGCGGCGAACCGGAAGGTCAGGTTGGCGGTGGCCGGCGGGGCGGCCCAGTAGTTCTCGTTCGGCACCAGGGTCAGCGACTGGCCGGACGTCCAGGACCCGCCGTCGAGGGTGTACGGGCCGGAGCTGGGCACGATGGCCGGGTCGGGCAGTTGCCCCGCCGTCGGGGAGAGCCAGCCCTGGTTCCAGAACTCCGCCGCGGCCGCGAGCGCGTCCTGGTCGCGGTCCTGGATGGCCTGCACCAACTCGTCCGAGGTCATGCCGGCCTGCTCGGCCACGACGTGGGCGGGCAGGAACGCCCCGACCGTGATCTCCCAGTCCGGGTAAGGGTCGGGGTAGACCACGGTGAACTCCTTGCCACCGGCCTCGCCCTGCGGACCGTCGGGCACGTACTCCCCGAACGCGCTGCCCACGTTGTTGAACAGCGGGGTGTCCGCGTCCTCGGTGAGGACCGCCGGGTTCTGCGAGGCCCAGTCCAGCAGCACGTCGGCGTAGTCGATCGGGGTGCCGTCGGACCAAACCGCCTCGTCGGAGATGGTGTATGCGACGGTCAGCGGGTCCTTGGAGGTCACCTCGTACGTGCCGAAGTCCTCGTTGGGATAGATCGTGCCGTCGGTGCCGTAGTCCCAGAACCCGGTGAGCATCCGGTCGTTGATGGTGGCGTTGTAGGTGGAGTTGGTCTCCGGCTGGTTGCCGTTGAACCCGCTCCACTCCACCTCGCCGGAGGAGAAGAAGATCTCGTCGTCCGCGGTTTCGGTGATGCCCAGGTCGGCCTTGGCCGAATCGCCAGTCCCGGCCGCCCCGTCGTCCCCGCCCTCGTCGGCCGTCGCGGTCGCGTCGTCGCCGGAGTCCCCGCCGTCCTCCGCGGCACCGCCCTGCGCGCCGTCCGAGGAGGAGTCGTCACCGCCGTCGGAGGTACACCCGCTGACCACGAGGGCGGCGCTGAAACTCAGGGCGACGGCAGCACGAGCGAGCTTCATCGAGGACCTCCAGGTGTCCGGGCAGCGGCCACCTGACTGTGACTAAACGCTGTTCAGTTGCACTGAACCATGCCATCGGTGGGGGTGTCAACGTCATTTGTCGCGACCCGCCGACGTTGCCGGCACGCGGACGGCAGGGCGGTGGCCGGATCTCCCGACCCACCGCCCCACGCAACCCCGTGCGCCGCTCAGGTGGTCCCCGAGATGGTGGCCATCAGGTTCTTCCCGCTCCCGTCGGAGGCCAGGTCGTCGTAGGCGTACACCTTGATCGGGAGGTTCTCCGCGACGAGGCCTCCGTACACCCCATACCGCTGCCCGGAGTCGAGGCGGAAGATCGGGCCCCGGTAACCGTCCAGCTCGATCTGCCAGTAGATGGCATCCCCGTTGGCCTTCGTGTCGTAGACCCAGATCTCCTCGCCGCGGGGGTGGAACTCCATCTTGCCGACCAGCTCGTTGCCCGAGTAGATCCTGCCCCGGGCCGCCTTGCCACCCTGGTCGTGCTGGAAGTAGGTCCCGTCGTACTCGTCCCACAGGGTGCAGGGACACGAGGAGGTCTTCCGGGTGTCATAGTCGGCCCAGACGTTGCTGTGCGCCTGCGCGGCCGGCGCCGACCCCGCGAGCGCGGCGCCGAGTGCCATCGTGGCGGCCAGTGCACGGACGGTACGGCGGCGGGCCCTGTCAGATCGTAGAAACATGGCGTGGTCTCACTCCTCCATCGGAAAACATTGAGTGGGACCGATCGTCGAGGTCGTCGCTTTCACAGGTCCTTCACCGTGCTTTCCCGCCCTGGGCACGATTCCCGGCGTCATACTCGCCGCAACGTCCCCGTGACGCTCTCGGCCCCGTAGCACTCCCGCAGGAACGAGAAGTAGGAGACCGCGCTGCCGGTGGCGTGCGACTCGGTGGGCGTGAACGCACTGGTGACCGTGAGCCCCTCCACCGGGTTGCGACCGGCCCGGGCCAGCAGTTCGACGGCGCCCTGCCCGACCAGGTCCTGGTAGCTGGAGGCGTAGGTAAGCTCACGCTCACACACCGTGACGTGCAGGTGCCCGGCGGTGGGACGGGTCGGATCCTTGGCGGCCAGGTCATAGAGGTCCAGCACCGTGGACTCCATCAGGATGCCCGGGCTGCCGGCCCCCACGACGTCGAAGTGGTCAGTGCTCAGCGCGGCGTAGGAGGCGAACAACCCGCCATAGGAAAAGCCGTGCAAACCGGTCCCCTCGTCGCTGACTCGGTAGCGGGCACGCAGTGCCGGGTCCAGCTCCTCAGTCAGGAAGGTCAGGAACCGGTCGGCGTGGGGGTCGCGGAGGTGCTCCAGGTAGAGCCGGGCGTCCGCCTCGCTGAGGATCCCGGCGGCCGGCAGCCGTTCGATGGTGCTCTCGTCCGCCCCCGGCGCAAGTGGCTCGCCGGGTGGCAGCAGATCACGGGCCCGGACGGCCAGGAGCCGAGCGGCGTCCTCGGCCGGGTAACCGACACAGACCTGGATGAACGGTTTGATCGGGTTGATCGGGTCGTCCCGCAACAGGCCGTATGCCGAGGCGGTGGACGGGGCGGCCTTGTTGCCGTCCGCCTGGAACACCAGGGGGTATGCCGTGTCCTCCCGGTCGTACAGCAAGGGCAGGGTCACCCAGACGGCGAAGCGGGCGCCGACGCCCTCCGAATCGATCTCGAAGTACCGGGTGCTGGGCAGGACCGACGACAGGTCGGCGGTTGCCTCGATCAGGGGGGATGCGCTCAATCATGCCCGGCCGGTGGGTGCCCTCCAGGATGTCGTCCCGGATCCGGCGGTAGGCGCGCTCGGCGGCACTGTCGGCGTGGCTGGGCTGCGCCATCGGTCCTCTCCCTCGACCTCGGGCGGCGGGGGTCTCGCGCCGCTCGTCAGGGGCCCTGCCCGTCCGGGGCACCCTCGCATATGATGGCCACGATCCCTCGGGCGCTGGTTCCCCCGAGTGCGGTATCGCCTGGATTGGGCGGTGGATCACCTGCGCCGATTGCGCGCGGGGTCCTCCCCTGCCCATCTCCGCCCGAGGAGCACCATGCGCCGCCCGAGTCACCCCACCTCCCCCACGTTCTTCGCTGTGGCCTGCACGGTCTCCCTGCTCGCGGCGTGCGGGAGCGCGGCCGACGGCAACGGGGGCGACGCCGGCGGGTCCGCCGGGGACGGCTCCGCAGCCACCGACGACACGGGTGAGGCGACCTACCCGGTGACGGTCGACAACTGCGGCACCACGGTGGAGTTCACCGCGCCGCCGGAGCGGATCGTCACCATCAAGTCCACCTCGACCGAGCTGCTGCTGGCCCTCGGCGTCTCGGACCGGATCGTGGGGCAGGCCTTCCAGGACGGCCCGGTGCCAGAGCAGTGGGCCGACGATGCGGCCGACATCCCGACGATCTCGGACTCGGCACCCGGGCAGGAGACGGTGCTGGAGCTCGAGCCGGACCTGGTGCTGGCCGGGTGGGAGAGCAACCTGGCGGCGGACACCGCTGGCGAGCGGGACCTGCTGGCCAGGCTGGGGGTGAACAGCTACGTCTCGCCGGCGGCCTGCCAGGAGGAGGCCTACCGGCCGGACCCGCTGACCTTCGAGGTGCTGTTCGCCCAGTTCGAGGAGGCCGGACAGATCCTGGGGGTGCCGGACGCGGCCACCGACCTCGTGGCGCAGCAGCGGGCCGAGCTGGCGCAGGTGCAGCCGCTGGAGCCGGGCACCACGGCCCTGTGGTGGTCCTCCGGTGGTGACACCCCGTACGTCGGCGGCGGCATCGGTGCCCCGCAGATGGTGATGGACGCGGTCGGGCTGGAGAACGTGGCCGGCGACCTGGACCAGACCTGGAGCTCGCTGAGCTGGGAGGCGATCATCGACGCCGACCCGGACGTCTTCGTCCTGGTCGACGCGGCCTGGAACACCGCCGACTCCAAGATCGAGTTCCTGGAGTCCACCCCGGCCACCTCCGAGCTCACCGCGGTCCGCGAGGACCGCTACCTGGTGCTGCCGTTCCCGGCCAGCGAGGCCGGGGTGCGGTCGGTGCCCGCGGTCACCGAGCTCGCCGCGGGCCTGCGCGACCTGGGTCTCGGCGGGGACGACGCCAGCGACGGCGCCGGGGACTGACGGTGTCGATCCTCACCCCGGCCCACCGTGCCCCGGCGCCGCTCCCGGCGCACGGGCCGCACCCGTCGCCGTCCGAGCCGGACGACGGCGGGCGAGGCGGGCGCAACCGGCGCGGCCGCCGCGGACGAGGAGGCCGACCCGGACAGCGCGGCGGCACCCTCGTCTGGGGGGTCGGGCTGGCGGTGGCGCTGGTGGCCTCGATCAGCGTGGCCATCACGATCGGCCCGGCGGGGCTGTCGGTCGCCGAGGTGTGGACCGTGGTCGGTGACCGGCTCGGCTGGGCGCACAGCGACCTGACCCCGATCCGGGAGGGCATCGTCTGGGAGATCCGGCTGCCTCGGGTGCTCACCGCGGCCGCGGTCGGGGCGGGCCTGGGGCTCAGCGGCGCGGTGATGCAGGCGCTGACCCGCAACCCGCTGGCCGACCCGTTCCTGCTGGGGCTGTCCTCCGGCGCCTCGACCGGTGCGGTGCTGGTGCTGCTCCTGGGGCTGTCCGTGGTGCTGCCGCTCGCCGCCTTCCTCGGCGCGATCGCCGCCCTGGTCGCGACCCTGCTGCTGGCCCGCTCGCTCGGCACGAT contains:
- a CDS encoding putative F420-0 ABC transporter substrate-binding protein, which produces MRRPSHPTSPTFFAVACTVSLLAACGSAADGNGGDAGGSAGDGSAATDDTGEATYPVTVDNCGTTVEFTAPPERIVTIKSTSTELLLALGVSDRIVGQAFQDGPVPEQWADDAADIPTISDSAPGQETVLELEPDLVLAGWESNLAADTAGERDLLARLGVNSYVSPAACQEEAYRPDPLTFEVLFAQFEEAGQILGVPDAATDLVAQQRAELAQVQPLEPGTTALWWSSGGDTPYVGGGIGAPQMVMDAVGLENVAGDLDQTWSSLSWEAIIDADPDVFVLVDAAWNTADSKIEFLESTPATSELTAVREDRYLVLPFPASEAGVRSVPAVTELAAGLRDLGLGGDDASDGAGD
- a CDS encoding ABC transporter substrate-binding protein — translated: MKLARAAVALSFSAALVVSGCTSDGGDDSSSDGAQGGAAEDGGDSGDDATATADEGGDDGAAGTGDSAKADLGITETADDEIFFSSGEVEWSGFNGNQPETNSTYNATINDRMLTGFWDYGTDGTIYPNEDFGTYEVTSKDPLTVAYTISDEAVWSDGTPIDYADVLLDWASQNPAVLTEDADTPLFNNVGSAFGEYVPDGPQGEAGGKEFTVVYPDPYPDWEITVGAFLPAHVVAEQAGMTSDELVQAIQDRDQDALAAAAEFWNQGWLSPTAGQLPDPAIVPSSGPYTLDGGSWTSGQSLTLVPNENYWAAPPATANLTFRFAAAETHVQALANGDLNVIEPQATVDTISQIEGLGDQFTLVTSDELTWEHLDFNFAAGPFAESDGGLAAREAFALCVPRQQIVDNLIAPINPEAQVMNAREVFPFQDTYDTVVDAAYDGRYDEVDLEAAKAKFEESGLAEGTTIRIGYSAPNQRRTNIVSLIKSSCDQVGFDIEDIGDGSFLTPDGALFTGDYEVALFAWAGSGQKASGQEIYATGRGQNMGGYSNETVDEAWSTLAASSDDDVWLEQVTTIESELWQDLYGIPLFAHPNVIAYDSAIANVRSTATQNGVTWNAEQWVRMQ
- a CDS encoding alpha/beta hydrolase — its product is MSASPLIEATADLSSVLPSTRYFEIDSEGVGARFAVWVTLPLLYDREDTAYPLVFQADGNKAAPSTASAYGLLRDDPINPIKPFIQVCVGYPAEDAARLLAVRARDLLPPGEPLAPGADESTIERLPAAGILSEADARLYLEHLRDPHADRFLTFLTEELDPALRARYRVSDEGTGLHGFSYGGLFASYAALSTDHFDVVGAGSPGILMESTVLDLYDLAAKDPTRPTAGHLHVTVCERELTYASSYQDLVGQGAVELLARAGRNPVEGLTVTSAFTPTESHATGSAVSYFSFLRECYGAESVTGTLRRV